The DNA sequence CGAGCAGGTGGCGGCGTACCTGACGTTCGTCGCTGAGGAGGTGCGCCACGGCCTGGCCGCGCTGGGCGTGCGGTCGCTGGAAGAGGCGATCGGCCGGGTCGACCTGCTCGAACCCCGCCCCGCCGAGGGCCGCGCCGCGCGGCTCGACGTGACGCCACTGCTGGCCGACGTCGGGGAGGAACCGCGCCGGTTCACCGGGACGCTGCCGATCCAGCGGCCCCACAGCGACATGGATGCACAGGTCTTCGACGACGCGCTAGAGACCGTCTTCCTCGGTGGAGTCGTCGAGTACGTCTACGAGGTGCGCAACGCCGACCGCACGGTCGGTGCGCGTCTGGGTGGAGCGATCGGGCTCGAGTTCGGCCGCAGCGCACCGAACGGCACCGCCCGGCTGCGGTTCCACGGCGAGGCCGGCCAGTCGTTCGGTGCGTTCCTGTCCGACGGCGTCGAGCTGGTCCTCACCGGCGAGGCCAACGACTACGTCGGCAAGGGCATGGCCGGCGGGCGCATCACGATCCGCCCGCCGGACGACGACGCCGGCGACCCGGTCCTGCTGGGCAACACCGTCCTGTACGGCGCCACCGGCGGGGAGCTGTTCGCCGCCGGCCGGGCCGGCGAACGGTTCGCTGTGCGCAACTCCGGGGCGTGGGCGGTGGTCGAGGGGACCGGCGACCACGCCTGCGAGTACATGACCAACGGTGTGGTGGTCATCCTCGGACCGACCGGGAACAACCTCGGTGCGGGGATGAGCGGCGGTGAGGCGTTCATCTACGACCCGACCTCGGAGGTGCTGGCCAAGGTCAACCGCCAGCTGGTCGAGGCTCGCCGCCCCGACGGCTACCAGCTGCAGGCGCTGTACGACCTCGTGGCGCGGCACGCGACGCAGACCGGTTCGCGGCGGGCGGCGCAGCTGCTGGCCGACTGGGGCGTCACCCGCGACCACTTCTGGCGGGTCGCACCCAAGAGCGAACTGGAGCGGGTGGCATCGGCGGAGGGGGCCCAGGCCACCCAGAGGTGAGCGCCGCGAGTTCCGGTGGCGGCTGACCCAGTCGGGCCGGGTGCCGGCGCTCACGGTTCCTGCGCCGGCACGGCTAGCCTGACCGGCTGGCGGAGAGGTCCCAACGCCAGGGGTCGCCAGTGGGGAAGGTCCGCAGCGTGCTGGCTGCAGCCTGCCTGATTGTGGTGACGGCTGTCGCTGGGGCGGCGGGGGCGGACGATCTGGACGCGGTGCGGGCGCGCCGCGCCGACCTGCAGGGGCGGTTGGACGCCGCGGCGCAACGCCTGGCCGACATCGAGGCCCGCGCCGGCGAACTCGCGACCGAGCGTGACGCGCTCGCGCAGCAGCTGGCCACCTTCCAGACGGAGATCCAGGCCGCGGCCGGTCGGACCCAGGACCGGGTCCGGTCGCTGTACAAGCGCGGCCCGGTCGATCCGATGATCGTGATGCTCACCACCGAGGACCCCGGCGAAGCCCTGGAGCGGGCCGCGATCGTCGCCGGCCTGGTCCGTGACGACCGAGCCGTCGGCGAGGCGGCCGCGGCGAGACGGGTCCAGACCGCTGCGGTGGCCTCCCGGCTCGAGGAGCGCCAGGCGGAGCTCGACGCGGCCGTCGCCGCGCAGCGGGGGGCGTGGGCGGGCCTGCAAGCCGACCTGCAGGAGGCTGCGGCCCTGGAGCGACGGCTGGAGGAGGAGGCCCGCCGCCGCGCAGAAGCCGAGGCCCGCCGTCGTGCGGCGCAGCAGGCCAGCCGTCGTGCTGCCCAGCAGACGCGTCGCCGTGCCGCCGCGGCCAGCCGCGCCGCCGCCCCGGCCGCCGCCCCGGCCGCCGCCCCGCGGGTCGCCGGCGCCTACGCCTGCCCGGTCGGGCAGCCGCGGACCTTCACCGACACCTGGGGAGCGCCACGCTCGGGCGGCCGCCGCCACCGCGGCACCGACATCCTCGCCCCCTACGGCACGCCGATCTACGCCGTGACCGACGGCGTGGTCGACATCCGCTCGTACGGTTCCAGCGCCGGGAACTGGGCGATCTTCCGGGGAGCGAACGGCGACCAGTACTGGTACCTGCACCTGCAGTCGTGGACGGTCCGTGACGGGGCGCGGGTCCGTGCCGGGACACAGATCGGGACCAACGGCGACACGGGCAACGCGCGGGGCACCCCGCACCTGCACTTCGAGCGTCACCCCGGCGGAGGCGGGGCGGTCAACCCGTACTCGTTCCTGCGCCGCATCTGCTGACTGGCCCGGTCACCCGGCTGTGGCGCGGGGGTCGGCGCGACCCGGTGCCGGCCGTGGACACCGGGTTGCGGTGACGCGTCTCGCGCGTCGATCGCCGGTACCCTCACGTCGCGCCGCGGACGATCGTCGCCCGCCGAGCGCACCGGCTGTTCGATGACCCCACCCCCCCAGCCCCAGACCCAGCCCCAGACCCAGGCCCAGACCCAGGCCCAGACCCTCCACCACGTTGTGGTCCGCTTCGCGGGCGACTCCGGCGACGGCATGCAGCTGACGGGCGACCGGTTCACCGTCCAGACCGCCGAGGTGGGGAACGACCTGGCGACGCTCCCGGACTACCCGGCGGAGATCCGCGCGCCGGCCGGGACCACTGCCGGGGTCTCGTCGTTCCAGCTGCAGTTCAGCGACGAGGACATCCTCACCCCCGGCGACGCCCCGGACGTGCTCGTCGCGATGAACGCCGCCGCTTTGAACAAGCACCTGGGCGACCTGCCGCGCGGAGCGACCCTGATCGTCAACGGCGACGGGTTCGACCGCGGCAACCTCAAGAAGGCCGGGTACGTCACCAACCCGCTCGAGGACGGGTCCCTGGACCCCTACCGGGTGTACGAGGTGGCCCTCAACGAGCTCACCGGCCGTGCTCTGCAGGGCATGGTCGAGCAGAAGCAGATCACCAGCAAGGACGCCAGCCGGGCGAAGAACATGTTCGCTCTGGGGCTGGTGTCGTGGATGTTCTCCCGGCCGATCGACTCGACCGTGTCGTGGCTGCAGGAGAAGTTCGCCAAAGCTCCGGCCATCGCCGCGGCCAACGTCGGAGCGCTCAAGGCCGGCTTCCACTTCGGCGAGACCACCGAGCTGTTCTCGCACCGCTACGAGGTGAAGCCCGCCAAGCTCCCACCCGGGCGCTACCGCAACATCAGTGGCAACCTCGCGTTGGCGTACGGCCTGATCGCCGCGAGCGTGCAATCGGGTTTGCCGCTGTTCTACGGCTCGTACCCGATCACCCCGGCGTCGGACATCCTGCACGAGCTGTCCCGTCACAAGCGATTCGGTGTGCGCACGTTCCAGGCCGAGGACGAGATCGCCGCGGTCGGTGCCGCGCTCGGCGCGTCGTTCGGAGGGGCGCTGGGGGTCACGGCGTCGTCGGGTCCCGGCCTGGCGCTCAAGGCCGAGACGATGGGGTTGGCCGTCGCGGTCGAGTTGCCGCTGGTGGTCGTCGACGTGCAGCGCGGTGGCCCCTCTACCGGGCTGCCCACCAAGACCGAGCAGGCCGACCTGCTGCAGGTGATGTTCGGCCGCAACGGCGAAGCGCCCGTCCCGGTGGTCGCCGCGCGCTCTCCTGGTGACTGCTTCTCGGCGGCGCTGGAGGCAGCACGTCTCGCCCTGCGCTACCGCACCCCCGTGGTGTTGCTCTCCGACGGGTACCTGGCCAACGGAAGCGAACCGTGGCGGATCCCCGACGTCGACCACCTGCCGAACCTGGCGGCCGAGTTCGCCACCGAGCCCAACGCCGAGGACGGCACCTTCCAGCCGTTCCGGCGTGACCCGCAGACGTTGGCGCGCCCGTGGGCGCTGCCGGGCACCCCCGGCCTCGAGCACCGCATCGGAGGCCTGGAGAAGGCGGACGTCACTGGGGACATCTCCTACGACCCCGACAACCACCACCGTATGACGCTGCTGCGGCAGGCGAAGATCGACGGGATCGCTGCGGACATCGGCGCACCCGAGGTCGACGGCAACGACCACGCTGACCTGCTTGTGGTCGGCTGGGGATCCACCTACGGGCCGATCCGGGCGGCGGTGCAGCGTGTGCGCCAGGCAGGGGGGAGCGTCGCGCATCTGCACCTGCGCCACCTCAACCCGTTCCCGGCGGGCCTCGGCGACGTCCTGGGCCGCTACGACCGGATCCTGGTGCCCGAGATGAACCTGGGGCAGCTGCGGATGCTGCTGCGCAGCCGCTACCTGGTCGAGGCCACCGGGTACAACCAGGTCCGTGGCCAGCCGTTCCGCGCCGCGGAGCTGCAGGAGGTCATCGAGGCGGTCCTCCGCGGGCGCGACCCACACCACCAGGAGGTGGCGGTATGACCCAGGGACGCACCCTGACCCGCAAGGACTTCACGTCCGACCAGGACGTGCGTTGGTGCCCCGGTTGCGGCGACTACGCCATCCTCGCTGCCGTCCAGGGCCTCCTGCCCGAGCTCGGCGCGGTCCCCGAGCGGACGGTGTTCGTCTCCGGGATCGGGTGCGCCGCCCGGTTCCCGTACTACATGGCCACCTACGGGTTGCACTCGATCCACGGCCGCGCCCCCGCGATCGCCACCGGCCTGGCGGTGACCCGCCCCGACCTCGACGTGTGGATCGTCACCGGCGACGGCGACGCGCTCTCGATCGGCGGCAACCATCTGATCCACGCGCTGCGCCGCAACGTCAACCTCAAAATCCTGCTGTTCAACAACGAGGTGTACGGGCTGACCAAGGGCCAGTACTCGCCGACCTCACGGGTCGGGCAGGTCACCAAGTCCTCGCCGATGGGGGCGATCGACCAGCCTTTCAACCCCATCAGCCTGGCGCTGGGGGCCGAGGCGACGTTCGTGGCCCGCACGCTCGACAACGACCGCGACCACCTGCAGCGCACGTTGCGGGCAGCCTACGAGCACCGCGGCACCGCGTTCATCGAGATCTTCCAGAACTGCATCGTCTTCAACGACGACGCGTTCCTGACGGTCCGCGATCGTGCGACCGGGGGCCACAACCGGATCGAGCTCGTGCACGGCCAGCCGATCGTGTTCGGCCCCGACGACGACCGCCGGGCGGTGGTGACCAAGGAGGGCGGCGGCGTGGAGGTCCTCCCGCTCCGGGAGGCAGGTGACCGGGTCGTGGTGCACGACGCGCACGCCGACGACCCGACGCGGGCGTTCGCCGTGTCGCGCCTGACCGACCGCGCCGGTCCGGCTCCCTTCGGGATCTTCCGCCAGGTCCAACGACCGCTGTACGAGGAGCTTCTCGACGCGCAGGTCGAGCAAGCGCAGGGTCACGGGACTGCCAACCTGTCAGCCCTGCTGTCCAGCGGCAACGTCTGGGACGTCCCCGGGGACTGACCGACGTCGGGTCGGGCTGGCGCGATGCTCGGCGCGCGGTCTGTATCCCTCAGCGACCTGCCGCGGCCCAGGGCCAGTCACGGGCGAAGGGTGTGGCAGGCGCCCTCACCCGCCACGGCGGGCCGGGTGGACGCGGTCGCAGCGGCGGCAGGTCGCCCGCACCGTGGTCGGCAGGATCTGGACGTCGAGTCGACCGCCGCAGCCGGCGCAGTGGCGTGGCGGGTCCAACTGCAGCTGCTCCACGCACGGTTCGTGTCCCGCTCCGCTGACCGTCGCGCGTCGGCCACACGCCGGGCAGAACGTCACCGTCACAGCAGCCCCTGCAGCGCCCGGACGGGGACGTCGAGCTCGGCGAGCATCGCCACGTCGTCCTGCGGTGTCCGCCCCAGCGTCGTGAGGTAGTTGCCGATGATCATCCCGTTGACGCCGCCGAGGATCCCCGCGGCTTGCAGGTCGCGCAGGGCGACCTCGCGGCCGCCGGCGTAACGCAGCAGGGTCCACGGCAGGATCAGCCGGAACAGGGCGATCGCGTGGAGCGCTTCGCGCGGCTGGAGCGGACGGCGGTCGGCCAGCGGTGTCCCCGGTCGTGGGTTGAGGAAGTTCAGGGGTGTCTCCGAGGGTTCGAACGCCGCCAGCTGGAGCGCCAGCTCCGCGCGCTGAGCGCGGGTCTCGCCCATCCCCACGATCCCGCCGGTGCACACGCGCATCCCGTGCTCGCGGACCAGATGCAGGGTCTCGGCTCGCTCCTCCCAGCTGTGGGAGGACACGATCCTGGCGAAGTAGGAACGGGCGGTTTCGAGGTTGTGGTTGTAGGTGACCACGCCGGCGTCGGACAGCCGGCGGGCCTGGTGGCTGTCGAGGATGCCGGCGCTGACCGCCACGCCGAGCTCGGTGGTGGCGTGCACCGCCGCGACCAGATCGAGGATGTGGCGCAGGAGCCGCTCGTCGGGGCCGCGGACGGCGAACACCAGGCAGAACTCGGTGGCCCCGCTGTCCTGTGCCTCCCGGGCGGCTGCGGCCACCTCGTCGGGGTCCAGCAGCGGCTGCGGTTTCACCGGCGAGGGGAACACCGACGACTGCGAGCAGAACGCGCAGTCCTCAGGACAGCCGCCGGTCTTGGCCGACACGATCGACTCCAGGGAGACCTCCGGGCCGGCCCAGGCGAGCCGGACGCGGTGTGCCAGCGCGAGGAGGTCGTCGAGGTGGTCGTCGCCGAGCTCGGCGAGCGCGAACGCGGCGTCGACCTCGATCGGCTCCATCCGTCCGACGAGAGCCGCCTCCACGTCGCTCAGGAGACGGTCGGGGTCGGCGAGGTACGCGGCGACCTCGCCGAGGTCGGGACGCGGATCGAGGCGCGAGGGATCAGCCACCACGGACGCTCCTGGATGATCGTTGGGTCACCGGCGCCCCAGCGTAGGCCGCACACGTCGGCCGGCGCGGGCGCGCCAGCACGCAGATGAGCGCGTCGCCCGCCGGGCGGTGCCGGCCGGCGGTGTCAGGTGCGGGCCGGAGCTGTCAGGTGCGGGGCGGCGGTGTCAGGTGCGGGCCGGAGCTGTCAGGTGCGGGGCGGCGGTGTCAGGTGCGGGCCGGAGCTGTCAGGGTGCGGGGCGGCGGTGTCAGGTGCGGGCCGGAGCTGTCAGGGTGCGGGGCGGCGGTGTCAGGTGCGGGCCGGAGCTGTCAGGTGGCGGGGCGGCGGAGACAGGTGCCCGCCGGGGCTGTCAGGGGTCCTCGTGCGCGACCGCGAGGCCCTCGCTTCGGTCCCAGACGCCGCCGAGCTCGGGAGCGAACCACCCGCAGCAGCGCCCGAGCCGGGGGACGCCGGCGAGGTCCAGTCGGGGAACCACGCCCGAGAGCCCGCACGGCGAGAGGCGGTCCAGTTCGGCGAGGTTGGTGCGGGTCGCCAGGTCCGGGTCGGGCGGGTAGCCGCACACCACCAGCCCGGCGAGCGCAACGCCCCGCGCGGCGAGCGCCTCCACGGTCAGCGTGGTGTGGTTGAGCGTGCCCAGGCCCGGCCGGGCGACGACCACGACCGGAAACTGCAGCGCAGCAGCCACGTCGACCACGGTCGTCCCGTCGGTGCCCAGCTCCACCAGCAGGCCACCGGCGCCCTCCACCACCAGGACCGCGCCGGGTTGGTCGGCCGCCGCGGCGGTGGGTGCGGCCAGGAGCTGCGTGCGTGTCAGTTGGCGCCCCGCGAGGCGGGCGCCCACGGCCGGGGCGACAGCCGGGTCGATGCGCGGTCCGCAGACGGCGGTCAGGCCCGTCAGCGACCGCACCGTGGCGGCGTCGTCGTCGCCGTCGGCGACGCCCGACTGCACCGGTTTGACGTAGACCACGTCGTGCCCTGCGTCGGCCCAGCAGCGCGCGAGTGCAGCGGCCACGACCGTCTTGCCCACTGCGGTGTCCGTGCCGCTGACGACCACGCCGCGGGGCGGGGTGGGTGGAGACGGTGACCCGGTCACGCCGCCGTCGCGGTCACCGCGTCGGTGAAGGCGTCGATCGCGAGGGCGATGTCCGCGTCGGTGTGCGTGGCCATCACGGTCGCGCGGAGACGTGCCGTGCCTTCTGGCACCGACGGGGGACGGATCGCGACGGCGAGCACTCCGCGGCGGGCGAGAGCCGCCATGGCGTCGAGCGTGGCGCGGTTGCTCCCGACCACGACGGGCACGATGCACGCGTGGGGTTCGGCCACAGCCAGGCCGGCGGCGGTGACGCCAGCGGCGAGCCCACGGGCGTGGGCGACCGCACGTGTACGCCGCTGCGGTTCCTGGCGTGCGAGGCGCAGCGCACACGCCGCTGCGGCCACCGCCGGCGCGGCGAGGGCGGTGTCGAAGATGAACGGCCGTGCCCGGTTGGTCAGAAGCCGGATCAGCGGGGCGCGGCCGACCACGAACCCGCCGGTCGAGCCCAGCGCCTTGGACAGGGTCCCGACCACGGCGTGCACCCGGCCTTCACAGCCCAGGGCCGCGACCGTTCCCCGCCCGTCGGGACCGACCACCCCGGTGCCGTGGGCGTCGTCGACCACGACTGCTGCGCCGTGCCGTTCCGCGGCGTCGCACAATGCGGGCAGCGGCGCGAGGTCGCCGTCCATGGAGAAGACCCCGTCGGTGACGAGCACGCGACGGCCGGGCGCATCGGCCAGGAGCCGCTCGGCGTGCTCCGCGTCGCCGTGGCGGTAGATCCGCACCTCCGCCCGTGACAGCCGGCAGGCGTCGACGATCGAGGCGTGGTTCAGCTCGTCGGACACGATCGTGTCCCCGGGCCCGGCCGTCACCGTCAGCACGCCGAGGTTGGCCAGGTAGCCCGACGAGAACAGCAGCGCGGCCTCCTCGCCCTTCCAGTCAGCCAACGTCGCCTCGAGCTCGCGGTGGGCTGCCTGCCCACCCGTGATCAGCCGCGAGGCACCCGACCCGGCACCGTGGGCGATCGCGGCGTCCGCGGCCGCTTCGGCGACGCGGCGATCGGTCGCCAGGCCGAGGTAGTTGTTGCTGCACAGGTGCAGCAGCCGGGGCGGGGCGCCGGGCTCCGGCGGCTCCTGCAGCTCGATCCACGGCTGGGGTCCGCCGGTGAGGTGGCGGAGATCGCGGAGCAGGTCCGCGTCGGCCAGCGCGTCCAGTTCGGCCGGCACCCACCCCAGGGGATCGTCGGGGCTCACCGAGCCAGCTCGCGGGTGACGCGATCGATCGCTGCGGTGGTGGCTGCCGCCAGGTGACTCAGGTCGTGGTCGTCCATGGCCGGTGCGGGCATGAGCACGACCACGTCGCCCAGTGGCCGCAGGATGATCCCGTCGTCGACCAGCGCCTCGCAGACCCGCTTCCCGGCGAGGAGCTGCGGGGGGAACGGCGTCTTGGTGGGGCGGTCGGCGACCAGCTCGATGCCGCACATCAGGCCGCGCTGGCGGACGTCGCCGACGTGGGGCAGGTCCCGGGTCGGGGCGAGCGCGTCGGCCAGGATGGCGGCCTTGTGACGCACGATCGCCGGCAGATCCTCGGCGACCAGCAGCTCCAGGTTGGCGTTCGCGACAGCGGCGGCCAGCGGGTTCCCGGAGTAGGAGTGGCCGTGGAAGAACGTGCGGCCCTGGGCCGGATCGCCCAGGAACGCCTCGTAGATCGCTTCGGTGGCCAGCGTGGCGCTCATCGCGGTGTAGCCGCCCGTCAGGCCCTTCCCGACCGCCAACAGGTCGGGTGCGACCCGCTCGAGGTCACACGCGAACGTCGCCCCGGTCCGACCGAAGCCGGTGGCGACCTCGTCGACGATCAGGAGCACGCCGTGACGGTCGCAGATGTCGCGCAGCCGAGCGAGGTGGCCGTCGGGGGCGGTGATCATCCCGGCGGCGCCCTGCACCAGCGGCTCGGTGATGACGGCCGCGACCAGGTGACCGTCGCGGGTCAGGACGTCGTCGAGCGCGTCGGCGCAGGCCAGACCACAGTCCGGGTGGGTGAGCCCCAGCGGACAGCGGTAGCAGTACGGCGACGGGATCCGGCGGGTCTCGAACAGCAGCTCGCGGTACAGGGCGTGGAACGTGTCGAAGCCGCCGACGCTGACCGCGCCGAGCGTGTCACCGTGGTAGGCGTTGTCGAGGCAGACGAACAGCCGCCGCTGATCCTCGCCGCGGTGTCGCCAGAATGCGAACGCCATCTTCAGGGCCACCTCGACCGCGGCCGCCCCGTTCTCGCTGAAGAACACCCGGGTCAGCCCGTCGGGTGCGAGGTCGACCAGCCGCTCGGCCAGCTCCACGGCAGGCGGGTTGGTCAACCCCAGGAAGGTGGCGTGAGGCAGGCGGTCCACCTGCTGGTGCAGGGCCGCGAGGAGCTCTGGCCGGTCGTGGCCCCACAGGTTGACCCACAGCGAGGAGTTGCCGTCGAGGAACCGGCGCCCGTCGGTGGTGACGAGCCAGCAGCCCTCCCCGCGCTCCACCACGAGCGGGGCGTCCTTGACCCAGGCCGCCTGCTGGGTGAACGGGTGCCACACGTAACGGTGGTCGCGGGTGGCGAGGTCGGCCGTGCGGTGGTCCATGGCGGCGGAAGCGTAGCCGGCGCAGATGTCGCTGCGGCAGCGATCATCGCAGGATGGTGGATCACGCACCGTGAGGCTGGCGCCGCACGTGTGACCGTGTCCGCGCGCGTGTCGTGTCCTGCTCCCTACCGTGCGGCACGTCGGGTGCAGCTCGTGGCTCGATGGCGACACGGTAGGTGCCACGGGTCTCGCTGCTCAGGGCTGTGCGGGTCGGATGTCGGGGGATCTGCAGGTGGGCGGTGACCGGCTGGGCTCGGGCAGGGGCGGCCGGCCGGGCTCGGGCAGGGGCTGCTGGGGGCCCCCGGGGAACTTCGCAGCATCGTCAACGCGGTCCCGACCAGCGCGCTCGCCACTGGGGCTGCCGCGGCTGGGGCTGCCACGTCTTGGAGTGCCGCCGCTTCCGCTGCCGCCGGTACTGCTGCGGCCGTTGTCGCCGGGCTCCACCCGGTCGGCGCTGTCGCTGCGGCCGGTGAGGTGGGTCAGGTCGGTGAGGTGGGTCAGGTCGGTGAGGTCGGCGCGGCCGGTGTGGCGGGCACGGGCTTGGGAGGCGGTCTCGCGCAGCGCGGTTGCGCGGTCGGGGGAGGTGGTGGTCACGGTCGCGTGGTCGTCGAGGGCGATGTCCCAGCCGCCGTGGTGGTGCATGGCGTGGTGGGCGGCGCACAGGGGGATCAGCCGGTGGATGTCGGTGTGCCCGCCGTGGTCCCACCAGTCGGCGTGGTGCAGCACGCACCAGGCCAGCGGCATGGCGCATCCGGGCCAGCGGCACCCGCCGTCTCGCACCCGGGCGGCGTCGCGCTGGTCGCGGCTGGCGTAGCGGCGGGTGCGTCCGAGCCACAGCGGACGGTGGTCGCAGTCGGTGACCAGCCACGCCATGTCGGCCTCGCAGCACAGCTGCTCCAGCGCCTGCGGGGGACAGGGCCCCCACCACGACAAGGTCGCGGGGTCGGCGGCGCGCCCCGCGCGCGCTTCCTGGGTGGCGAGTGGCACGACCGCGGTGATCTGCGGCGTGACCCCACCGTTGGCGGGTAGGCGCCCGCCGCGCAGTGCGATGTCGGCCAGCTGTTCGAGCGCGTCGGCCATGCGCTGGCCGTAGGAGCGGACATCGTCGGTGCCGTGGGGGGCGGCCAGGGCGTGCAGCGCCTCAGCCAGGCGTTCACCGGCCAGCTGGTGCAGCCGCCCTTGGGTGAACACCGACCCGTGCCCGTCGGGTGTCAGGGTGAAGGTGCGCTGTTCGTAGGCGCGGCGCCCGTCGCGGCGGGCTGCCGCGTCCGCGTCGGCGGCTGCTTGCAGGCGCCGACCCAGCTGGCGCACCTGAGCCGCGTCGCCGCGTCTGGCTTGGGCCAGCAGCGGCCGTTCGGCGTCGTGGGCGTCGGGCAGGGTCTTGGCGGCTTGGGTGATCGCGGTGGCGTGATCGACGCTGATGTCACCGTCGGCCAGCGCGTCCCGCGTCGACGACAGCCCGGCGTCCAAGGTGGTGGCGGTGTCGGTGTCCTTCTTGGCTTGCGTGGCGGTCATGCGCAGGTTGGACTGCAGCCAGCCCTGCAGGGACCGCTGACCCAACCGCCGGTGGGTCCCACGCCGCGCCATGGTCGCAACCGCCCCCAGCTTCGCCGCGGACAGCCGGTTCATCTGGGTGTCAAGCACCTGCACCCAGCGCGAGTCCTCCCCGGCGGGCAAGGTCGCCGCGTCGACCGCCACGATCGCGTCGACCACGGCCACCAGCGCGTCCAACAGGTCACCACCGCCGCCGCCGTCCCCGTCGACGCCCACCTCGGGACGCGCGTCGACATCCGAGCCCGGCTCCTGTGAACCAGTACGTAGTAACGCAGTCCGTGAACACATGTTCGAATCATGCCATGCCGGTGCGACACGCCGCCCGACCACGCCACCCTTGCGTGTGGACAGCTGTGGTCACCACGACCCAGTCCTGCGGCAGTCAGTGGTGCCTGCGATCCCCGCCCAGCCGGTCACTCGTCCGGCCACGCGGTCGCGGCGTGGGGAGGGGCCGCGGTGCGATCGGCAGGCTCCTCGGTCGGCCGGGTTGCGTCAGAATCATCAGTGGGCTGTTCGGGTTGGGACGTGCTGTCAGCCTCTCCCGCCGGCACCTCCTCGTCGTTGGGGCGTCGGCCGGAGGGATCGACATCCGGCACCGGCCGCTTGGTCCGGACGGTCGTTCCGGACTCGTCGACATGGACCAGGTACTGCGTGAGCGGGTACCGGTTGGCGATCGGGTTCCCGAACGGATCCCTCGGGTAGACGGTGTCGATGTTCGCGAAGCCGGCCTCGTTCAGGTCGCCGATCTCGATCGGGCGCCCGCGTCCGTCGTAGACGTGGACGTCTTCCAGCGGCTGGCCATCGGCGTCGAACAGGTAGAGGTTGGTGATCGGTTCGCCGTCGGGGTGCCGCAGGACGGGCGGTTGCAACGTCTCCTGCGGCACGTGCACGTCCGCGGCGCCCGTGACGCCACTCATCGCCTCGACCGTGATCAGGACCACAACGACCGCGGCCCCCAGATCCAGGGCTCTCCACGGTCGCCGATGGTCGCGTTCGTCCCGACCGACCTTGACGCTGGTAACGATCGCGGCTGCGGCCGCGATCAGGCCCAACGGTCCCCGGCCGGGGAAGGGGACCTGGCGCCACCACGGCCCGCCACCGATGATGAGGGAAACGCCAGCCACGACCGCCCATCCCCGCAGCGCCCACCACGCGGGCCGCAGCTGGGGCAGGAACTCCACGACCTCACGAACGACCGGCTGATCACGCAGCCGCTCGATCCGCACGGTGACCCACCCCGCTAGCCGACGCATCCGACGCCGTTTCGCGATCGCCGGTTCGGGCAGGCCGGCGGAGTGGCGGACCTCGGCCGCGTACGCCGCGGGATCGACGAGTTCCCGTTCGAGGCTGGCCTCGTCCTCAGCCGCCAGCTCCAGCAGGTGCTGCTGGAGATCATCGAGCAGGTCGGCGCGTTCAGCCGGGGGGAGGTCGTCGAAGTGATGCGCGACGTCGGCGACGAACTCGCTGACCCGGTCAGAGACGCCCGTGGTGGTCTTCATGCGGCAAGCCTCTCGGGCAGCAGGTGGTCGACGGTCTCGGCGAACCGACGCCAGTCCTTCGCAGCGACCTCCAGTTGATCGCGGCCGGCGTCGTTGAGGGCGTAGTACTTGCGGTTTGGACCCTCGTCCGACGGCTTGACGTAG is a window from the Actinomycetota bacterium genome containing:
- the bioD gene encoding dethiobiotin synthase; amino-acid sequence: MTGSPSPPTPPRGVVVSGTDTAVGKTVVAAALARCWADAGHDVVYVKPVQSGVADGDDDAATVRSLTGLTAVCGPRIDPAVAPAVGARLAGRQLTRTQLLAAPTAAAADQPGAVLVVEGAGGLLVELGTDGTTVVDVAAALQFPVVVVARPGLGTLNHTTLTVEALAARGVALAGLVVCGYPPDPDLATRTNLAELDRLSPCGLSGVVPRLDLAGVPRLGRCCGWFAPELGGVWDRSEGLAVAHEDP
- a CDS encoding 2-oxoacid:ferredoxin oxidoreductase subunit beta, translating into MTQGRTLTRKDFTSDQDVRWCPGCGDYAILAAVQGLLPELGAVPERTVFVSGIGCAARFPYYMATYGLHSIHGRAPAIATGLAVTRPDLDVWIVTGDGDALSIGGNHLIHALRRNVNLKILLFNNEVYGLTKGQYSPTSRVGQVTKSSPMGAIDQPFNPISLALGAEATFVARTLDNDRDHLQRTLRAAYEHRGTAFIEIFQNCIVFNDDAFLTVRDRATGGHNRIELVHGQPIVFGPDDDRRAVVTKEGGGVEVLPLREAGDRVVVHDAHADDPTRAFAVSRLTDRAGPAPFGIFRQVQRPLYEELLDAQVEQAQGHGTANLSALLSSGNVWDVPGD
- the bioB gene encoding biotin synthase BioB; amino-acid sequence: MEPIEVDAAFALAELGDDHLDDLLALAHRVRLAWAGPEVSLESIVSAKTGGCPEDCAFCSQSSVFPSPVKPQPLLDPDEVAAAAREAQDSGATEFCLVFAVRGPDERLLRHILDLVAAVHATTELGVAVSAGILDSHQARRLSDAGVVTYNHNLETARSYFARIVSSHSWEERAETLHLVREHGMRVCTGGIVGMGETRAQRAELALQLAAFEPSETPLNFLNPRPGTPLADRRPLQPREALHAIALFRLILPWTLLRYAGGREVALRDLQAAGILGGVNGMIIGNYLTTLGRTPQDDVAMLAELDVPVRALQGLL
- a CDS encoding peptidoglycan DD-metalloendopeptidase family protein gives rise to the protein MLAAACLIVVTAVAGAAGADDLDAVRARRADLQGRLDAAAQRLADIEARAGELATERDALAQQLATFQTEIQAAAGRTQDRVRSLYKRGPVDPMIVMLTTEDPGEALERAAIVAGLVRDDRAVGEAAAARRVQTAAVASRLEERQAELDAAVAAQRGAWAGLQADLQEAAALERRLEEEARRRAEAEARRRAAQQASRRAAQQTRRRAAAASRAAAPAAAPAAAPRVAGAYACPVGQPRTFTDTWGAPRSGGRRHRGTDILAPYGTPIYAVTDGVVDIRSYGSSAGNWAIFRGANGDQYWYLHLQSWTVRDGARVRAGTQIGTNGDTGNARGTPHLHFERHPGGGGAVNPYSFLRRIC
- a CDS encoding 2-oxoacid:acceptor oxidoreductase subunit alpha, producing the protein MTPPPQPQTQPQTQAQTQAQTLHHVVVRFAGDSGDGMQLTGDRFTVQTAEVGNDLATLPDYPAEIRAPAGTTAGVSSFQLQFSDEDILTPGDAPDVLVAMNAAALNKHLGDLPRGATLIVNGDGFDRGNLKKAGYVTNPLEDGSLDPYRVYEVALNELTGRALQGMVEQKQITSKDASRAKNMFALGLVSWMFSRPIDSTVSWLQEKFAKAPAIAAANVGALKAGFHFGETTELFSHRYEVKPAKLPPGRYRNISGNLALAYGLIAASVQSGLPLFYGSYPITPASDILHELSRHKRFGVRTFQAEDEIAAVGAALGASFGGALGVTASSGPGLALKAETMGLAVAVELPLVVVDVQRGGPSTGLPTKTEQADLLQVMFGRNGEAPVPVVAARSPGDCFSAALEAARLALRYRTPVVLLSDGYLANGSEPWRIPDVDHLPNLAAEFATEPNAEDGTFQPFRRDPQTLARPWALPGTPGLEHRIGGLEKADVTGDISYDPDNHHRMTLLRQAKIDGIAADIGAPEVDGNDHADLLVVGWGSTYGPIRAAVQRVRQAGGSVAHLHLRHLNPFPAGLGDVLGRYDRILVPEMNLGQLRMLLRSRYLVEATGYNQVRGQPFRAAELQEVIEAVLRGRDPHHQEVAV